In Rhizobium binae, one genomic interval encodes:
- a CDS encoding helix-turn-helix domain-containing protein, whose product MEIREVFARNLRAARQAKGLSQEELAHRADIDRTYVSSLERSVYNASIDVVDRLATVLGIEACELLKRPPEESQMPTAELDD is encoded by the coding sequence ATGGAGATTCGAGAGGTATTTGCGCGTAATTTGCGAGCTGCACGGCAGGCTAAAGGCTTGTCCCAGGAGGAACTCGCCCATCGCGCGGACATCGATCGCACCTACGTCAGTTCGCTTGAGCGTAGCGTCTACAATGCAAGCATCGATGTCGTTGACCGTTTGGCGACAGTCTTGGGCATCGAAGCCTGTGAGTTACTGAAACGGCCCCCGGAGGAGTCACAGATGCCAACCGCCGAGCTTGACGACTAA
- a CDS encoding type IV toxin-antitoxin system AbiEi family antitoxin domain-containing protein, producing MPSPVTQRQIARTVLTERGIARLVELRNAGVTAATMSRMERDGEVLRLARGLYQLPDAQLDVNHSLAEVAKRAPKGVICLVSALAFHGLTDQLPGQIWLAIGRKDWAPKLDGPAMRIVRFTDGLLNESVEPHVIEGVPVRVFGIAKTIADCFRYRNKIGLSVAIEGLQEALRQRRATPGEIANQAERGGVGSVIRPYLEALTANG from the coding sequence ATGCCCAGTCCCGTCACGCAACGCCAAATTGCCCGCACCGTGCTAACTGAGCGCGGAATAGCACGTTTGGTGGAACTGCGGAACGCAGGTGTGACGGCTGCCACCATGAGCCGAATGGAACGAGATGGTGAAGTGCTCCGGCTTGCCCGCGGTCTTTATCAACTTCCTGATGCGCAGCTCGACGTCAACCACAGCCTGGCGGAGGTTGCCAAACGCGCACCCAAAGGCGTTATCTGCCTCGTTTCGGCACTGGCGTTCCACGGCCTGACAGATCAGCTCCCAGGACAAATCTGGCTTGCCATAGGCCGTAAGGACTGGGCTCCGAAACTGGACGGCCCCGCTATGCGCATCGTGCGTTTCACAGACGGCCTTCTCAACGAAAGCGTCGAACCCCATGTCATTGAAGGCGTTCCCGTGAGGGTCTTTGGAATTGCCAAGACAATTGCCGATTGCTTTCGCTATCGCAACAAGATCGGCCTTTCGGTAGCGATAGAAGGGCTGCAGGAGGCGCTGCGGCAACGAAGGGCTACTCCTGGCGAAATCGCCAACCAGGCCGAACGCGGTGGCGTCGGATCGGTGATCCGGCCGTATCTCGAGGCGCTGACCGCCAATGGCTAA
- a CDS encoding TraH family protein: MIDAALINECADPSLKPAIIEQFVTAAGSDDPLAVTVKSGGRLILVPKATSTEEAMAIMRQYAGQAVVRVGLTQLPAGVGVKEPADLKPDFVDPCQNLRKGTAMFAKVLRIVAKWYGNPTSKDVFPQIFDDAVYAWKTGEFEGVSVFQAEDPGIPIEAPQQSDQTRPAELVHGEEATPKDVQPETMQDVRHAGIRIDLSRIGGQQ; the protein is encoded by the coding sequence ATGATCGACGCAGCCCTGATAAACGAATGTGCAGACCCTTCTCTCAAGCCCGCGATCATCGAGCAATTCGTGACGGCCGCGGGCTCGGATGATCCCCTCGCCGTCACTGTCAAATCGGGCGGCCGGTTAATACTCGTTCCGAAAGCCACATCGACTGAGGAGGCGATGGCGATCATGCGCCAATACGCTGGTCAGGCGGTCGTCCGAGTCGGTCTGACTCAGTTACCTGCTGGGGTTGGAGTCAAGGAGCCCGCTGATTTGAAGCCTGATTTCGTCGATCCTTGCCAGAACCTCCGCAAAGGCACGGCGATGTTCGCCAAGGTTCTGAGGATCGTTGCGAAATGGTATGGCAACCCCACGAGCAAAGATGTCTTCCCGCAGATTTTTGATGATGCAGTCTACGCATGGAAAACCGGCGAGTTCGAGGGCGTGAGCGTGTTTCAGGCGGAGGATCCTGGCATACCCATCGAAGCGCCGCAGCAAAGCGATCAGACGCGTCCCGCCGAGTTAGTGCATGGCGAGGAAGCGACGCCGAAAGACGTACAGCCAGAGACGATGCAGGATGTTAGGCATGCGGGGATACGGATCGATCTTTCCCGCATCGGTGGTCAGCAATAG
- a CDS encoding conjugal transfer protein TraB has translation MSRDYLRPALLIFASIAIGVVGWSGHVLLLPVALGFPILWSLAQTRLVAALASVGYFLAASRGLPQGVAAFYSSDIWPGLLLWLCASLSFVVVHAVLWTKNTRVRPSRYLLAAVIMAIPPFGITGWAHPVTAAGVLFPGWGWWGLGFMTAGLAGLAARIWPAVAIAFAGLWLWSAASWTEPHLPNGWRGVDLELGASLGRDVDLHRQRDLIATVRNAVSDGARYVVLPESALGYWTSTVERFWTGAFSDGDVTVITGAAMIDPRGYDNVVVAIDRKGARILYRERMPVPGSMWQPWRFLVGESGGARADFFANPVVPIGAGRAAPLICYEQLIVWPVLQSMLHDPGFIIAVGNGWWTDGTSIVAIQRTTATAWAKLFAKPLVIAFNT, from the coding sequence ATGTCCCGTGATTACCTTCGGCCGGCGCTGCTGATATTCGCTTCGATCGCGATCGGCGTCGTGGGCTGGAGCGGCCATGTGTTGCTTCTACCCGTCGCGCTGGGATTTCCAATTCTCTGGTCGCTCGCGCAAACGAGATTAGTGGCGGCACTTGCCTCCGTCGGATATTTCCTGGCCGCGTCACGTGGTTTGCCGCAAGGCGTGGCCGCCTTCTATTCGTCGGATATCTGGCCGGGCTTGTTGCTCTGGCTGTGCGCCTCTTTGAGCTTTGTGGTGGTGCATGCTGTCCTCTGGACAAAGAACACGCGCGTTCGTCCTTCTCGCTATCTCCTTGCGGCCGTCATCATGGCCATCCCACCATTCGGCATCACAGGCTGGGCGCATCCTGTCACGGCGGCGGGTGTTCTGTTCCCGGGATGGGGATGGTGGGGCCTTGGCTTCATGACAGCCGGCCTCGCGGGCCTCGCAGCCCGCATTTGGCCAGCTGTCGCCATCGCCTTCGCAGGCCTTTGGCTGTGGTCCGCCGCATCGTGGACCGAGCCGCATCTACCCAATGGCTGGCGCGGTGTCGACCTCGAATTGGGCGCTTCGCTCGGTCGGGACGTCGATCTTCACCGCCAGCGTGACCTGATCGCAACGGTGCGGAATGCGGTCAGCGATGGTGCCCGATATGTGGTGCTGCCGGAAAGTGCACTTGGCTACTGGACATCGACCGTGGAGCGGTTTTGGACAGGCGCTTTCAGCGATGGTGATGTCACAGTCATCACCGGCGCCGCGATGATCGACCCCAGGGGCTACGACAATGTCGTCGTCGCGATCGACAGGAAGGGCGCCCGTATCCTCTATCGCGAACGCATGCCGGTTCCCGGCTCGATGTGGCAGCCGTGGCGTTTCTTGGTCGGGGAGAGTGGCGGTGCCAGGGCGGATTTTTTTGCGAACCCGGTCGTCCCGATCGGTGCCGGCCGCGCGGCGCCATTGATCTGCTACGAGCAACTGATCGTTTGGCCGGTGCTTCAGTCAATGCTGCACGATCCGGGCTTCATCATTGCCGTCGGGAACGGTTGGTGGACCGATGGGACGTCGATCGTCGCCATCCAGCGGACTACTGCCACGGCTTGGGCAAAGCTCTTCGCCAAGCCGCTTGTTATTGCCTTCAACACTTGA
- the traF gene encoding conjugative transfer signal peptidase TraF, translating into MAALVVILAIGTGLAGGYRINLTPSEPLGVWRIVPLHRPVAVNDLVFICPPATAEMREARARGYFRSGFCPGGVAPLIKTVIAVAGQNAEIGASVSVDGRVVVSSSLTLRDGKGRPLTPFPSGIVPQGYVFLHSSFPGSYDSRYFGPVPISGIFGLAQEVFTYVP; encoded by the coding sequence ATGGCCGCATTGGTCGTCATACTGGCGATCGGCACCGGCCTCGCCGGCGGGTACCGCATCAATCTGACGCCGAGCGAGCCACTCGGCGTATGGCGTATCGTTCCGCTCCATCGCCCCGTTGCTGTCAATGATCTGGTGTTCATCTGCCCACCGGCAACCGCGGAAATGCGGGAGGCACGAGCGCGTGGCTATTTCCGTTCTGGTTTCTGCCCGGGCGGCGTCGCACCGTTGATCAAGACGGTGATCGCCGTAGCAGGACAAAATGCCGAAATCGGCGCCAGCGTGAGCGTGGATGGGCGGGTGGTTGTCTCTTCCAGTCTCACACTACGAGATGGAAAAGGCCGGCCGTTGACGCCCTTTCCGAGCGGCATCGTCCCGCAAGGATATGTCTTCCTGCATTCCTCATTCCCCGGCTCCTACGACTCTCGATATTTTGGCCCAGTGCCGATCTCCGGCATTTTCGGGCTGGCGCAGGAGGTGTTCACCTATGTCCCGTGA
- the traA gene encoding Ti-type conjugative transfer relaxase TraA, producing MAVPHFSVSVVARASGRSAVLSAAYRHCAKMEFEREARTIDYTRKQGLLHEEFVIPTDSPEWLRSMIADRSVAGASEAFWNKVEAFEKRSDAQLAKDVTIALPLELTAAQNIALVRDFVERHITSKGMVADWVYHDAPGNPHVHLMTTLRPLAEDGFGSKKVAVLAPDGKPIRNDAGKIVYQLWAGSTEDFNAFRDGWFACQNKHLALAGLDIRIDGRSFEKQGIDLEPTIHLGVGAKAIERKAKQSDHKSETSTPKLERLELQEARRSENARRIQRRLEIVLDLITREKSVFDERDVAKVLYRYIDDVVLFQSLMVRILQSPEALRLERERINFATGSRTSAKYTTREMIRLEAEMANRAIWLSGRASHGVREAVLEATFARHSRLSDEQRTAIEHVAGATRIAAVIGRAGAGKTTMMKAAREAWETAGYRVVGGALAGKAAEGLEKEAGIVSRTLSSWELRWNQGRNQLDDKTVFVLDEAGMVSSRQMALFVEAVTKAGAKLVLVGDPEQLQPIEAGAAFRAIADRIGYAELETIYRQRQQWMRDASLDLARGNVGKAVDAYRGHGHVRGLDLKAQAVESLIADWNHGYDPSKTSLILAHLRRDVRMLNDMARAKLVERGVVANGFAFKTEQGTRMFATSDQIVFLKNEGSLGVKNGMLGKVVEASRNRIVAEVGEGEHRRQVTVEQRFYNNLDHGYATTIHKSQGATVDRVKVLASLSLDRHLTYVAMTRHREDLAVYYGRRSFAKSGGLIPILSRRNAKETTLDYEKSSSYGQALRFAEARGLHVMNVARTIARDRLEWTVRQKRKLADLGARLAAIGAARGLVRGSNNQSIPNAIKEDKPMVSGITTFPKSLERAVEDKLAADPGLKKQWEDVSTRFQLVYAKPEAAFKAINVDTMLKDQSVAQSTLARIAGEPESFGALKGNTGLLASRGDKQDREKALANVPALARNLERYLRERAEAEFKHETEERAVRLKVSVDIPALSPAAKQTLERVRDGIDRNDLPAGLEYALADRMVKAELEGFAKAVSERFGERTFLPLAAKDTSGKTFETVTSGMTAGQKAEVQSAWNSMRTVQQLSSHERTTEALKQAETLRQTKSQGFSLK from the coding sequence GTGGCCGTCCCTCACTTCTCCGTCAGCGTCGTCGCCCGTGCCTCCGGCCGCAGCGCCGTCCTATCGGCAGCCTACCGGCATTGCGCCAAGATGGAGTTTGAACGGGAAGCCCGGACGATCGACTACACCCGCAAGCAAGGCCTCCTGCACGAGGAGTTCGTCATTCCGACAGACTCGCCCGAATGGCTACGTTCGATGATTGCCGATCGTTCGGTCGCCGGCGCATCCGAGGCGTTCTGGAACAAGGTGGAGGCATTCGAGAAGCGGTCCGACGCGCAGCTTGCAAAGGACGTTACCATAGCCTTGCCGCTCGAGCTGACGGCCGCGCAGAACATCGCTCTCGTGCGGGATTTCGTGGAGCGCCACATCACGTCGAAGGGTATGGTCGCCGACTGGGTCTATCACGATGCGCCGGGCAATCCGCATGTGCATCTGATGACGACATTGCGGCCGCTGGCCGAAGACGGGTTCGGCTCGAAGAAGGTAGCGGTTCTCGCCCCGGACGGCAAGCCGATCCGCAATGACGCCGGCAAGATCGTCTATCAGCTATGGGCCGGCAGCACTGAGGATTTCAACGCGTTTCGCGACGGTTGGTTTGCCTGCCAGAACAAACATCTGGCGCTTGCCGGCCTCGATATCCGCATTGATGGCCGTTCCTTCGAAAAGCAGGGTATCGACCTCGAGCCAACCATTCACCTCGGTGTCGGCGCCAAAGCCATCGAGCGCAAGGCCAAGCAATCCGACCACAAGTCGGAGACCTCGACTCCCAAACTTGAGCGCCTTGAGCTTCAGGAGGCGCGCCGCAGCGAGAACGCGCGGCGCATCCAGCGTCGTCTGGAGATCGTGCTCGACCTGATCACGCGGGAGAAGAGCGTCTTCGACGAACGCGATGTTGCGAAGGTCTTGTATCGCTATATCGACGATGTCGTTCTGTTCCAAAGTCTGATGGTCCGCATTCTGCAAAGTCCAGAAGCGCTCAGGCTCGAACGCGAGCGAATCAACTTTGCGACAGGTAGTCGGACATCCGCGAAGTACACCACGCGCGAGATGATCCGCCTTGAAGCCGAGATGGCCAATCGCGCGATCTGGCTCTCCGGTCGCGCCTCTCATGGTGTGCGCGAGGCGGTTCTGGAGGCGACCTTTGCGCGCCATTCCCGTCTGTCGGACGAGCAGCGAACGGCGATCGAGCATGTCGCCGGGGCCACGCGGATTGCCGCTGTCATCGGCCGCGCCGGCGCCGGCAAGACGACGATGATGAAGGCTGCGCGCGAGGCGTGGGAAACGGCCGGCTATCGTGTGGTCGGCGGAGCGTTGGCTGGCAAAGCCGCTGAAGGTTTGGAGAAGGAAGCTGGCATCGTTTCCCGCACGCTGTCGTCGTGGGAGCTTCGCTGGAACCAGGGTCGCAACCAGCTCGACGACAAGACTGTTTTCGTACTCGACGAGGCCGGCATGGTGTCGTCACGGCAGATGGCTCTGTTCGTCGAAGCCGTCACCAAGGCCGGTGCGAAACTGGTTCTGGTCGGCGACCCCGAACAGCTTCAGCCGATCGAGGCGGGAGCCGCCTTCCGCGCCATTGCCGATCGCATCGGCTATGCCGAACTCGAGACGATCTATCGTCAGCGCCAGCAATGGATGCGCGACGCCTCGCTCGATCTGGCGCGCGGCAATGTCGGCAAAGCGGTCGATGCCTATCGCGGACATGGGCACGTCAGGGGGTTGGACCTCAAGGCGCAGGCGGTCGAAAGTCTCATTGCCGATTGGAACCACGGCTACGATCCATCGAAGACCAGCCTGATCCTCGCGCACCTTCGCCGCGACGTCCGGATGTTGAACGATATGGCCCGCGCCAAGCTGGTCGAGCGTGGCGTCGTCGCGAACGGGTTTGCCTTCAAGACCGAGCAAGGGACCCGCATGTTCGCCACCAGCGACCAGATCGTGTTCCTCAAGAACGAGGGCAGCCTTGGCGTCAAGAACGGCATGCTTGGCAAGGTCGTCGAGGCATCCAGGAATCGTATCGTTGCCGAGGTTGGTGAAGGTGAGCACCGCCGGCAGGTCACGGTCGAGCAACGTTTCTACAACAATCTCGACCACGGCTATGCGACGACGATACACAAGAGCCAGGGCGCGACCGTTGACCGGGTGAAGGTGCTTGCTTCCCTCTCGTTAGATCGCCATCTCACCTATGTCGCCATGACACGCCATCGCGAGGATCTCGCCGTCTATTACGGCCGACGCTCCTTCGCGAAATCCGGTGGCCTTATCCCGATCCTGTCGCGCCGGAACGCCAAGGAGACGACGCTCGATTACGAGAAGAGCTCTTCGTACGGCCAAGCCTTGCGCTTTGCCGAGGCGCGAGGCCTGCACGTCATGAATGTCGCCCGCACGATCGCTCGCGATCGGCTCGAATGGACCGTCCGGCAGAAACGAAAGCTCGCCGATCTCGGTGCCCGTCTAGCCGCCATCGGCGCTGCGCGTGGACTGGTTCGCGGTAGCAACAACCAATCGATCCCGAACGCCATCAAGGAGGACAAGCCCATGGTATCAGGCATCACCACCTTCCCGAAATCGCTTGAGCGGGCTGTCGAGGACAAGCTCGCCGCCGATCCCGGGCTCAAGAAGCAATGGGAGGACGTCTCGACCCGCTTCCAGCTCGTCTACGCGAAGCCGGAAGCTGCCTTCAAGGCGATCAATGTCGATACGATGTTGAAGGACCAGTCGGTCGCGCAGTCCACCCTGGCAAGGATTGCCGGCGAGCCAGAGAGCTTTGGCGCGCTCAAGGGCAACACCGGTCTTCTCGCCAGCCGTGGCGACAAGCAGGACCGGGAAAAAGCGCTCGCCAATGTACCGGCGCTCGCCCGAAATCTTGAACGCTACCTTCGTGAGCGGGCCGAGGCCGAATTCAAACATGAGACGGAGGAGCGCGCGGTCCGCCTCAAGGTATCCGTCGACATCCCGGCACTCTCTCCAGCGGCCAAGCAAACGCTCGAACGCGTGCGCGACGGGATCGATCGCAACGATCTTCCGGCTGGCCTCGAATATGCTCTGGCCGACAGAATGGTGAAGGCCGAACTCGAAGGTTTCGCGAAGGCGGTTTCCGAACGTTTCGGGGAACGGACCTTCCTGCCTCTGGCTGCGAAAGACACGAGCGGCAAGACCTTCGAGACCGTCACATCGGGCATGACGGCTGGCCAGAAGGCCGAGGTCCAGTCCGCGTGGAATTCCATGCGCACGGTCCAGCAACTTAGCTCTCATGAGCGTACGACCGAAGCGCTGAAGCAGGCCGAGACACTGCGTCAGACGAAGAGCCAAGGCTTCTCGCTGAAATGA